The nucleotide sequence AAGCGTCGTGGACGCCCCCGGTGCTGACCTGCAGCGGCCTGCACAACCTGCGTCTCGACGAGGTCTGGGGCGCGATCGAGCAGCACCGCGACACGCTGACGGCGTCCGGCGAGCTCGACGCCCGGCGGCGGCAGCAGCAGGTCGACTGGACGTGGGCGATGGTCCGCGAACAGCTGCTGGGTCGGTTGGCGGCGCATCCGGAGGTGCGAACGGTCGTTCCCGACGTCGAACGGGCGGTGCGGGACGGTGAACTGACGGCTACCCTCGGTGCACAGCGGATCCTCGACGCGTTCGGTGGCTGACGTGCGGGAAGTTCGTGGGCAGAATGCCTGGTCGCGGCGAAGGGATGACATGGCGAAACTGCGGGGTCTGGTCCTGGTCGGGCTGCTGGGAGCGGTGCTGTTCACCGCGTCGCCGGCGCTGGCCGAGCCGGTGCGTCCGGCCGCCGTCACGATGAGCGTGGCGCACGCGGCCGCGGTGCCGGCCCCGGCGCAGACGCAACCCCCCGGCCCGGTCCTCGACCCGGCCCAGACGGACAAGGCCAACACCGAAAAGACCAAGAACAAGCTGATCGCGGGCCTGCTCGCGGTGGTCCTGCTCGGCATCGTGATCTGGGGGCGCAAGATCCGTTCGAAGCGGGCCAAGAAGTCCTGAGGTTTTCGGCTTTGCCGAAGTGGTGCACGCCGTTCAACGCAGATCCGGTACCGGCCGTCTAGGACGGCCGTTTTCGAGGCGCGGCTTGCCGCCTGCATGGTGCACGATCGTCTGCAAATGCGTACGACAGATCGATCGGCACGACGCGTGACCCCAGCCGCTGCGCGGGTTGCCCGTGTTGCGGGAGGAGGTGCGGCGTGACGGTGTTGGACTCACGGCCGGACGTTCCAGGCGACCCCCAAGGGCGCATCATCAACCCCATGGAGGGGTCCGAGGCGCTGATTTCCGAGGCCGGCGTAAGCATGGCTCCCGTGGAGGACCTTGGTGCGGGCCGCGGCCCGTTCTGGCTGGACGATTGGCTGCGCGCCAACGCGACCGACGTGCTCGCCTGGCGGCGGCACATCCACGCGCACCCGGAGCTGTCGCGGCACGAGTTCGCGACCACGGAACTGGTCGTCACGCTGCTGCGCTCGGTCGGGCTCAAGCCGTGGGTGCTGCCGGGCGGCACCGGCGTCGTGTGCGACATCGGCAGTGGTGAGCGGTGCGTGGCGCTGCGTGCGGACATGGACGCGTTGCCGCTGACGGAGGCGACCGGCCTGCCGTACGCGTCGACGACCGAGGGCGCGGCCCACATGTGCGGCCACGACGCCCACACGGCGATCCTGCTCGGCGCGGCCCGCGCCCTGGCCGGCGCGCCGGAGCTGCCCGGCCGGGTGCGGCTGATCTTCCAGCCGGCCGAGGAGGTCATGCCCGGCGGCGCGCTGGACATGATCGCGGCGGGCGCGCTGGACGGCGTCGAGCGCATCTACGGCCTGCACGTGGACCCGCGGCTCGAGGTGGGTTCCGTCGGGATGCGCGTCGGCGCCTTGACGTCGGCCGCCGACCTGATCGAGCTGCGCCTGACGTCCCCGGGCGGCCACACGTCCCGGCCGCACCTGACGGCCGACCTGGTGCACGCGCTGGGCACGGTGATCACGTCCCTGCCCGCGGTGCTCTCCCGCCGCGTCGACCCGCGTTCCGGGACGGTCCTCGTCTGGGGAGCGGTCCACGCGGGCCAGGCGGCCAACGCGGTCCCGCAGGACGGCGTCCTGCGCGGCACGCTGCGCACGGCCGACCACGAGGTCTGGACGGCCCTGGAGCCGCTGGTGGCGGCGTCGGTGGAGTCGCTCTTGGCGCCCACCGGTGTCGGCTTCCACCTGGACTACCGCCGCGGAGTCCCGCCGGTGGTCTCGGACCCCGAGTCGACGGCCCTGATGCGCGCGGGCACCGAAGCGGCCCTCGGCGAGGGCGCGGTGGCCGCGACAGAGCAGTCCTCGGGCGGCGAGGACTTCGGCTGGTACCTGGAGCACGTCCAGGGAGCCTTCGCCCGCCTGGGCGTCTGGCCCGGCCCCCCGGCCCCCCAATCGGACATCCACCGCCCCACGTTCGTCCTCGACGAGCGAGCCCTCCTCTGCGGAGTCCGAACCCTGGTCCACACCGCCCTAACCACCCTCGCCTAACTCGTGTCGTCCGCCTACGTACGCGTGTCGTCCATCCAGGTGCGCGTGTCGTCCGTCTGTGCACAGGAGTTGTCCCCAGGGTTATCCACAGGCGGGTAGTTATCCACAGCTGGTGAATCAGGCTCTTCCGGAGATCACGGAAGAGCCTGATTCTTGATGCTGTGACCGGGTGGGGAGGACGGCATGGCGCGGCTTCGCGTCAACGTGCCGTGGAAG is from Amycolatopsis mediterranei and encodes:
- a CDS encoding amidohydrolase, coding for MTVLDSRPDVPGDPQGRIINPMEGSEALISEAGVSMAPVEDLGAGRGPFWLDDWLRANATDVLAWRRHIHAHPELSRHEFATTELVVTLLRSVGLKPWVLPGGTGVVCDIGSGERCVALRADMDALPLTEATGLPYASTTEGAAHMCGHDAHTAILLGAARALAGAPELPGRVRLIFQPAEEVMPGGALDMIAAGALDGVERIYGLHVDPRLEVGSVGMRVGALTSAADLIELRLTSPGGHTSRPHLTADLVHALGTVITSLPAVLSRRVDPRSGTVLVWGAVHAGQAANAVPQDGVLRGTLRTADHEVWTALEPLVAASVESLLAPTGVGFHLDYRRGVPPVVSDPESTALMRAGTEAALGEGAVAATEQSSGGEDFGWYLEHVQGAFARLGVWPGPPAPQSDIHRPTFVLDERALLCGVRTLVHTALTTLA